In a single window of the Melioribacteraceae bacterium genome:
- a CDS encoding UpxY family transcription antiterminator: MSLTEKKWFVLYTKPKHELKAAIQIENIGVEYYLPTVTITKRWSDRKKKITEPIFKSYIFIYANEKERINSMEFKEIVRCVTFLGKPAVVPDWEIQNLKSFIEHSNDLVVTDLISTGTKVRIVDGLFKDVIGIVSSINGENYLSVSVDMLHRSVSVKLPKESIIKIIEK, from the coding sequence TTGAGCCTTACAGAAAAGAAATGGTTTGTATTATACACTAAACCAAAACATGAGCTAAAAGCCGCCATTCAGATTGAAAACATTGGTGTTGAATATTATCTCCCTACAGTAACAATTACCAAACGTTGGAGCGATCGAAAGAAAAAAATTACTGAGCCAATATTTAAAAGCTACATCTTTATTTATGCTAATGAAAAAGAGAGAATAAATTCAATGGAATTTAAGGAAATTGTAAGATGTGTAACATTTCTTGGAAAGCCCGCTGTTGTACCCGATTGGGAAATTCAAAATTTAAAATCTTTCATTGAGCATTCAAACGATTTAGTTGTAACCGACTTAATAAGCACCGGTACAAAAGTTAGAATTGTGGATGGCTTATTTAAAGACGTTATTGGTATTGTTAGCTCTATTAATGGAGAAAATTATTTGTCGGTTTCGGTAGATATGCTGCATAGATCGGTTTCCGTTAAGCTCCCGAAGGAAAGTATAATAAAGATTATTGAGAAGTAG
- a CDS encoding HD domain-containing protein → MLQQKDLKEFYTGDKITLFLVVNKIEIKEAKSGKAFINLELRDRSAVLPAKIWDNIDSYSKSISEGSIVKVAGQIDEYNNSPQIKIDRIRPATEEDNVNSEDFLPKSTRSLDEMLSELNYFIDSVQNQFCVTLLKYFFEGDNLQSYIRTPAGKSWHHAYVHGLLEHTLEITKICELMCKIHPEINYDILITGALLHDFGKTVELSSDTKFDYTDKGKLIGHIVICAIEIEKAVEKIENFPSDIKDHIIHLVLSHQGKLEFASPVEPKTLEAIVLYQADELSAKTNAYKSAIESEKNKGSNWTKFLPLANTSLFIPSEK, encoded by the coding sequence ATGCTTCAGCAAAAAGACTTAAAGGAATTTTACACCGGAGATAAAATTACTTTGTTTCTGGTAGTGAATAAAATTGAAATAAAGGAAGCCAAAAGTGGAAAAGCATTTATTAATCTTGAGCTTCGAGACAGATCAGCGGTTCTTCCTGCAAAAATTTGGGATAATATAGATTCTTATTCAAAAAGTATTTCTGAAGGCTCTATAGTAAAAGTAGCCGGACAAATAGATGAATATAATAATTCGCCACAGATTAAAATTGATAGGATAAGACCAGCCACCGAAGAGGATAATGTTAATTCTGAAGATTTTCTGCCAAAATCAACTCGAAGTTTAGATGAAATGCTATCGGAACTAAATTATTTTATTGATTCGGTTCAAAATCAATTTTGCGTTACCTTATTAAAATACTTTTTTGAGGGGGATAACCTTCAAAGTTATATAAGAACCCCGGCGGGTAAATCATGGCATCATGCATATGTACATGGATTACTCGAGCACACTCTCGAGATTACGAAAATCTGCGAACTAATGTGTAAGATTCATCCCGAGATTAATTATGATATTTTAATTACCGGTGCGCTTCTTCATGATTTCGGTAAAACAGTTGAGTTGAGTAGTGATACAAAATTTGACTATACAGATAAGGGAAAGCTTATAGGACATATAGTTATTTGTGCCATTGAGATTGAGAAAGCAGTCGAAAAAATTGAAAATTTCCCTTCTGATATAAAAGATCATATTATTCATCTTGTACTGAGTCATCAAGGCAAATTGGAATTTGCATCCCCAGTTGAACCAAAAACTTTAGAAGCTATTGTACTTTATCAAGCGGATGAATTAAGTGCAAAGACAAATGCCTACAAATCGGCGATTGAATCAGAGAAAAATAAGGGAAGCAACTGGACCAAATTTTTACCACTTGCCAACACCTCCCTTTTTATCCCATCGGAGAAATAA
- a CDS encoding NAD-dependent deacylase: MNFKTEFVEKLKSAKKLVFFTGAGISAESGIATFRGADGIWNKMKPEELASFDAFMKNPDLVWQWYQHRRDIIHKVEPNAGHSAIAELEKFFDVTVVTQNVDNLHARAGSKKIYELHGNIERNFCVHCKTFYYDINFENSQNVPICSKCGGMIRPDVVWFGENLPQDQFSASEIAAEWSDICFVVGTSAVVYPAAYIPQQAKRAGSYLVEINIEPTELSPYADYSIYGKAGEILPQLVSIIQ; this comes from the coding sequence ATGAATTTCAAAACCGAATTCGTTGAAAAGTTAAAAAGCGCTAAGAAACTTGTCTTCTTTACCGGAGCGGGAATTTCCGCCGAAAGCGGTATCGCTACATTCCGCGGTGCAGATGGAATATGGAATAAAATGAAACCGGAGGAACTCGCAAGTTTTGATGCTTTCATGAAAAATCCAGACTTAGTTTGGCAGTGGTATCAACATCGAAGAGATATAATTCATAAAGTAGAGCCAAATGCCGGGCATTCTGCAATTGCAGAGCTGGAAAAATTTTTTGATGTAACAGTGGTAACTCAAAATGTAGACAATTTACACGCCAGAGCCGGTAGTAAAAAAATTTATGAGCTTCATGGCAACATTGAAAGAAACTTTTGTGTTCATTGCAAAACATTTTATTATGATATTAATTTTGAAAATTCACAAAACGTCCCTATCTGCTCAAAGTGCGGTGGAATGATTAGGCCCGATGTTGTTTGGTTTGGTGAGAATTTGCCACAAGATCAATTTAGCGCGAGTGAAATTGCGGCTGAGTGGAGCGATATTTGTTTTGTAGTTGGTACAAGCGCAGTTGTATATCCCGCAGCATATATTCCCCAGCAAGCAAAGAGAGCGGGTTCTTATTTAGTAGAGATCAATATTGAACCTACAGAATTATCCCCCTATGCAGATTATTCGATATATGGAAAAGCAGGAGAAATTTTACCCCAGCTAGTTAGCATAATTCAATAA
- a CDS encoding radical SAM protein: MIKINEIYKSIQGESSKAGLPCTFVRLTYCNLRCTYCDSEYAFYEGKEMQISEIIDEVKKYDCKLVEITGGEPLFQAESLELMKQLCDQGYDVMLETGGSLPIKEIDKRVMIILDLKCPSSKMMKKNLYDNLEYIKPTDEVKFVIGTREDYDWTKSIIEKYNLTRKYPVLFSVVFGKLEPVTLINWILEDNLNVRFQLQMHKYIWDPKKKGV; this comes from the coding sequence TTGATAAAAATTAATGAAATATATAAATCAATTCAGGGGGAAAGCTCAAAAGCCGGGTTACCCTGCACTTTTGTACGATTAACCTATTGTAATCTCCGTTGCACTTATTGCGATTCCGAGTATGCTTTTTATGAGGGGAAGGAGATGCAAATTTCTGAAATTATTGATGAAGTTAAAAAGTATGATTGTAAGTTGGTTGAAATCACCGGCGGCGAGCCACTTTTCCAAGCCGAATCACTAGAATTAATGAAACAACTTTGCGATCAAGGATATGATGTGATGCTCGAAACCGGGGGCAGTTTACCAATTAAAGAAATAGATAAAAGAGTTATGATTATTCTTGATCTGAAATGTCCTTCAAGTAAAATGATGAAAAAAAACCTTTATGATAATCTTGAATACATAAAACCAACTGATGAAGTTAAATTTGTGATCGGCACAAGAGAAGATTATGATTGGACTAAAAGTATAATTGAAAAATATAACTTAACCAGAAAATACCCGGTTTTGTTTTCCGTTGTCTTTGGGAAGTTGGAACCGGTTACGCTGATTAATTGGATTTTAGAAGATAATTTAAATGTACGATTCCAACTACAAATGCATAAGTATATTTGGGATCCTAAAAAGAAGGGTGTCTAA
- a CDS encoding methyl-accepting chemotaxis protein, translating to MKLSISKKVGIIISASLIVTLTIMITILLVLQSRSQSETVEEELHNLSSTMIKSVSFAMELGADDISPYIEKVKDTESLLELRITATDKIKSGSEAKLDQEELAVLKSKKGSLSEGIFKDQENLRSIEPILSSESCSSCHESNDGDPLAIVSIRYSLEKMHADLASQRLIAILLALATIVFAYLMSMFFLKKNIVTDLEKSVDNIEKLSFGEITDVERSERGDEIGKLNNALVNLQISMKERANLGAHFAEGNFSEDIVLLSDKDVLGNSFQTIKNSLKRLVEDLRTLTNAALQGDLNKRADSNKHSGDFKEIVVGVNSTLEAVIGPIHESSVVLKNISEGDLTARMDGKYSGDFAIIKESINGLAASFASAMSEVNGAIQATASASNQISSSSEEMAAGAQEQSSQTNEVASAVEEMTRTILDTTRNSALAAEAAKNAGNIAKEGGNVVNQTIEEMNKVAQVVQQSAVTVEALGESSHKIGEIIQVIDDIADQTNLLALNAAIEAARAGEQGRGFAVVADEVRKLAERTTKATKEIASMINQIQKETQNAVVSIKEGTREVEKGKAFADKAGQSLALIIQGSDEVVDLVTRVAAASEEESATAEQISRNIEGINNVAQESSAGIQQIARASEDLSRLTINLQELISRFKIGESSAIAKKGSKNILNQHY from the coding sequence ATGAAGCTGTCTATTTCCAAAAAAGTGGGGATCATAATTTCTGCGAGTTTGATAGTAACACTCACCATTATGATCACAATTTTGTTAGTATTACAAAGCAGATCTCAATCAGAGACTGTAGAGGAAGAACTTCACAATTTGAGTTCAACAATGATCAAATCTGTATCATTCGCAATGGAGTTGGGTGCGGATGATATAAGCCCGTACATTGAAAAAGTTAAAGATACCGAAAGCTTACTCGAACTTCGTATCACAGCTACCGATAAAATAAAAAGTGGCTCTGAAGCGAAATTAGATCAAGAAGAACTTGCGGTTCTTAAATCAAAAAAAGGAAGTTTGTCTGAAGGGATATTCAAAGATCAAGAAAACCTCAGAAGCATCGAACCGATCCTATCAAGTGAAAGCTGCAGCAGTTGTCATGAGAGCAATGATGGGGATCCACTTGCAATTGTTAGTATTCGTTACTCCCTGGAAAAAATGCATGCTGATTTAGCTTCTCAAAGATTAATAGCAATACTGCTCGCCTTAGCTACAATAGTGTTCGCATATCTTATGTCAATGTTCTTCCTTAAAAAGAATATTGTTACCGATCTTGAAAAATCAGTTGATAATATTGAAAAGTTATCCTTCGGCGAAATCACTGATGTTGAGAGATCGGAAAGAGGTGATGAGATTGGAAAACTAAATAATGCACTGGTTAATCTTCAAATAAGTATGAAAGAGAGAGCGAATTTGGGCGCACACTTTGCTGAAGGGAATTTTTCCGAAGATATTGTTTTGTTATCTGACAAAGATGTTCTTGGAAATTCATTTCAAACTATAAAAAATAGTTTAAAAAGACTTGTTGAAGATTTAAGAACACTAACAAATGCCGCCCTTCAAGGTGATTTAAACAAGAGAGCTGACAGTAATAAACATAGCGGTGATTTTAAGGAAATTGTTGTTGGTGTTAATTCAACTTTAGAAGCGGTAATTGGACCAATTCATGAATCGAGTGTAGTGCTTAAAAATATTTCTGAAGGAGATTTAACCGCAAGGATGGATGGAAAATATTCCGGTGATTTTGCGATAATTAAGGAAAGTATAAATGGATTAGCCGCAAGTTTCGCAAGCGCGATGTCGGAAGTTAATGGGGCAATACAGGCAACAGCGAGCGCCAGCAATCAAATTTCTAGCAGCAGTGAAGAGATGGCAGCGGGCGCGCAGGAACAGAGCAGTCAGACTAATGAAGTTGCAAGCGCAGTTGAAGAAATGACCCGCACAATTTTAGATACAACAAGAAATTCGGCACTTGCCGCCGAGGCCGCAAAAAACGCTGGTAATATTGCTAAGGAAGGAGGAAATGTAGTTAATCAAACTATTGAAGAGATGAATAAAGTTGCACAGGTGGTTCAACAATCAGCTGTAACTGTTGAAGCTCTCGGCGAAAGCAGTCACAAAATCGGTGAGATAATTCAAGTAATTGATGATATTGCTGATCAGACAAATTTATTAGCACTTAATGCTGCAATTGAAGCCGCAAGAGCCGGTGAGCAAGGAAGAGGATTTGCTGTTGTTGCCGATGAAGTTAGAAAACTTGCTGAACGAACAACAAAGGCTACAAAAGAAATTGCCTCAATGATTAATCAAATTCAAAAAGAAACCCAGAATGCCGTTGTATCTATTAAAGAAGGTACCCGGGAAGTTGAAAAGGGAAAAGCATTTGCTGATAAAGCGGGGCAATCGCTAGCATTAATAATTCAAGGTTCAGATGAAGTTGTTGATCTGGTAACACGAGTTGCCGCCGCAAGCGAGGAAGAGAGTGCAACAGCAGAGCAGATTAGTAGAAATATTGAAGGGATTAATAATGTTGCCCAGGAAAGCTCCGCTGGAATTCAACAGATTGCTCGTGCTTCCGAAGATTTAAGCAGATTAACGATTAATCTACAAGAATTAATTTCGAGATTTAAAATTGGAGAAAGTTCCGCGATTGCGAAAAAAGGTTCAAAAAACATTTTAAATCAACATTATTAA
- a CDS encoding 6-carboxytetrahydropterin synthase: MKIAKEYNWEMGHRLPFHEGKCKNLHGHSYKCMVELTGEPDKNGMVLDYYDMKTIIQPIIDELDHSFMVFSKDTEVIEFLDKINSRKVIVDFQSTAENICIYLLKKIKESSLPGNITTIKVKVLETENTYAEEEININID; encoded by the coding sequence ATGAAAATTGCGAAAGAATATAATTGGGAAATGGGGCATAGACTTCCATTTCATGAAGGTAAGTGCAAAAATTTGCATGGCCACTCATACAAATGTATGGTTGAATTAACCGGTGAGCCAGATAAAAATGGTATGGTACTCGATTACTATGATATGAAGACAATAATTCAACCCATTATTGATGAACTCGATCACTCATTCATGGTATTTTCCAAAGATACCGAAGTAATTGAATTTTTAGATAAAATAAATTCACGTAAAGTTATTGTTGATTTTCAATCAACCGCAGAGAATATCTGCATTTATCTGCTAAAGAAAATCAAGGAATCTAGTCTGCCCGGCAATATTACTACCATTAAAGTAAAAGTACTTGAAACGGAAAACACATATGCTGAAGAGGAAATTAATATTAATATAGATTAA
- the rpsT gene encoding 30S ribosomal protein S20, which produces MANHKSAKKRVRTNAKKAVRNKAALSKVKTLIKKVYATEEPEQAKVTLKEAVSFLDKTAGKGRIHKNNVARKKSALTRHVNKLTAAK; this is translated from the coding sequence ATGGCTAATCACAAATCAGCTAAAAAAAGAGTAAGAACTAACGCAAAAAAAGCAGTTAGAAATAAAGCGGCATTATCGAAAGTTAAGACACTTATTAAAAAAGTATATGCTACCGAAGAACCAGAACAAGCTAAAGTTACTTTGAAAGAAGCGGTTTCATTTTTAGATAAAACTGCAGGTAAAGGAAGAATTCATAAAAATAACGTTGCAAGAAAAAAATCAGCACTAACCCGTCACGTAAATAAATTAACAGCGGCAAAATAA
- a CDS encoding NTP transferase domain-containing protein → MNNHTDETLSNLLKSYSTQFEHNNKNTAIILAAGHGKRIKSNTSKMLHKIWEVPTVERVANACLLGFSDVNIIIVVGIKAHEVIKTLGKKKSQSFAYQEVQHGTGHAVQIGLLNISENYDGHVYVFPGDMGLIDKDSIRFFHDEFNNSNSDMMVLTGIFEGAVEDNYYGRIIRVKENDKNGNPSPDSGRVIEIKEFKDILSLDENTPYLAEFNERVYAFTKSELINNREYNSGVFAFKCKPLNELINKLGSNNVQNEIYLTDLIDIFNKHNYSVGAVSPLKQYVVMGFNNKSVLLEMNEIVKKNVYEKLKDIITIDDPNDFFIHEDVVEELVLKDAEGTVLDVIIGKGVYVGKYVKLEPGVKIKRNTRIEGNVEIKENSIIHENCNISCYYGQRIIINKNCEIYSGNSITGNVEIGENSIVGSLVKISGSDTYPTKINDNCKIKGISNIFGSIIDSNFDIENSVICKKNLLKPTNYKGERFSVKNFAEIMEGTEAIREK, encoded by the coding sequence ATGAACAATCACACTGACGAAACATTATCAAATCTCTTAAAATCATATTCCACACAATTTGAGCATAACAACAAAAATACAGCAATAATTCTTGCAGCGGGGCACGGGAAAAGAATCAAATCAAATACTTCAAAAATGCTGCATAAAATTTGGGAAGTTCCAACTGTTGAAAGAGTTGCCAATGCATGCCTTCTAGGTTTTTCGGATGTGAATATTATTATTGTTGTCGGAATCAAAGCCCACGAGGTTATTAAAACTCTCGGCAAGAAAAAATCGCAATCATTCGCATATCAGGAAGTACAGCATGGAACTGGGCACGCGGTTCAAATAGGATTATTAAATATTAGTGAAAATTATGATGGACATGTTTATGTGTTCCCTGGGGATATGGGTTTAATTGATAAAGATTCAATCAGATTTTTCCATGATGAATTTAATAATTCAAATTCTGATATGATGGTGCTTACAGGAATTTTTGAGGGAGCTGTTGAGGATAACTATTATGGTAGAATAATTAGAGTTAAGGAAAATGATAAGAATGGAAATCCATCTCCAGATTCGGGTAGAGTAATCGAAATTAAAGAATTCAAAGATATTCTCAGCCTGGATGAAAACACTCCATATTTGGCTGAGTTTAACGAAAGAGTGTATGCGTTTACAAAATCTGAATTGATAAACAATAGAGAATATAATTCGGGAGTGTTTGCTTTTAAGTGTAAACCCCTTAATGAATTGATCAATAAATTAGGCAGTAATAATGTTCAGAATGAGATTTACCTGACTGATCTTATTGATATTTTTAATAAACATAATTATAGCGTGGGAGCGGTTAGCCCATTAAAACAATATGTCGTTATGGGTTTTAATAATAAATCTGTATTGCTGGAAATGAATGAGATTGTGAAGAAAAACGTCTATGAAAAATTGAAGGATATAATTACAATAGATGACCCGAATGATTTTTTTATTCATGAGGATGTTGTTGAAGAATTAGTTCTGAAGGATGCTGAAGGGACTGTACTTGATGTAATTATTGGTAAGGGAGTGTATGTAGGTAAATATGTTAAACTAGAACCCGGGGTAAAAATTAAGAGAAATACCAGAATAGAGGGAAATGTTGAAATTAAAGAAAATTCGATAATACATGAAAATTGTAATATTTCATGTTACTATGGGCAAAGAATTATCATTAATAAAAATTGTGAAATCTATAGCGGTAATTCTATAACCGGTAATGTTGAGATAGGAGAAAATTCGATTGTTGGCAGTTTGGTGAAAATTTCTGGAAGCGATACATATCCAACCAAAATTAATGATAACTGTAAAATTAAAGGGATCTCAAATATTTTCGGCTCAATAATTGACTCTAACTTCGATATAGAAAACTCTGTTATTTGTAAAAAAAATCTGTTAAAACCAACTAATTATAAAGGGGAAAGATTTTCCGTTAAGAATTTTGCCGAAATTATGGAGGGGACTGAAGCAATTAGAGAAAAATAA